A window of Rhipicephalus microplus isolate Deutch F79 chromosome X, USDA_Rmic, whole genome shotgun sequence genomic DNA:
TGGAAGAACAGGATCTGCAATTCCTTGTTTTCATCTGTGATGGAAAGTACTTTCGCGCCATATTTCGCTTTGCAGTAGTTCAGCTCCTCCATTAACTGGTTCGCCTCATCCTGGCCTCGCCGCGCACACTTCAGGTTGTGTATGTCTTTGACGATTACTGCTTTCCCTGCATAAACAAAATAAAGAAGTCAATTAAACGACTaatctcgcaagaaaaaaaacttttcttaccAGTTTCCTGTCTCAGCTTCTCCACGATGAGGCTAGGACGGACATTCAGCTCTATTAGGGGCCTAACGAAGTTCACCTCCTCCTCGTTCAGCTGGTTGCACTCCGAGTACGCCTTATATGTTTCCGGGCTGGCCTCGTGGTTGTGCTCGAGGTTGACAGCCGTGACTTCTAGCTGTTGGTTGGCCCGGCGCGCCGCTACGATAATTTTGGCTGGGCAGTCCTTCTTCATAGTTCTAGGAGAAGAGAGAAGTTTTTCACCTCCAAAGTTCACGCTCTGCGAATGGGGCACCTTCATTCAAGGCGAGAGTGGAAGCGCTTACCTTTGTTGCGGATGAATTCCACTCCCCAACTTTCTCACGGCACCACCGTACTTGCAAGCATTGGTTATGTTCGCAAATTTTAACTTTGCATCGAGTTTAGTTAGACCGGCAGAAAGCCGGGAGTTCACAATGTCCACAGTCTTGCATGCCTTTGTGACAAAAAGAGTGTTCGTAGTCACTTGAAAATCT
This region includes:
- the LOC142761719 gene encoding uncharacterized protein LOC142761719, with the translated sequence MDEGAKFDSFVEFDRAFRDFQVTTNTLFVTKACKTVDIVNSRLSAGLTKLDAKLKFANITNACKYGGAVRKLGSGIHPQQRTMKKDCPAKIIVAARRANQQLEVTAVNLEHNHEASPETYKAYSECNQLNEEEVNFVRPLIELNVRPSLIVEKLRQETGKAVIVKDIHNLKCARRGQDEANQLMEELNYCKAKYGAKVLSITDENKELQILFFQTPHMQQTFKCFPEVLLLDATYCTNKLRMSLFVMVVQDGSGLSHVVAYAFVASEQQHVVTSLLEIFVQENSAATNTKVVVIDKDFTEVNAVNAAFPGSPAV